The following coding sequences are from one Capsicum annuum cultivar UCD-10X-F1 chromosome 3, UCD10Xv1.1, whole genome shotgun sequence window:
- the LOC107863614 gene encoding ubiquitin domain-containing protein DSK2b, translated as MYEMMHNTDRAMNHNESSPEGFNMLRHVYENVQDHFLIATTMGGDGRSDVSSNPLAMLLGAQGVRQGREQSTNPQSTSSEATANTPAPNTIPLPNPWATAGKWGITVVAGLHVLTIPPVPSTSHNEYNGSNAAGKRGHHPLLA; from the exons ATGTATGAGATGATGCATAATACAGATAGGGCAATGAACCATAATGAATCTTCTCCTGAGGGATTTAACATGCTGAGGCATGTGTATGAAAATGTCCAAGACCATTTTCTAATTGCAACAACTATGGGTGGCGATGGAAGAAGTGATGTTAGTTCAAACCCGTTAGCAATGCTTTTGGGTGCCCAGGGTGTCAGGCAAGGTAGAGAGCAGTCAACTAATCCACAAAGTACTAGTTCTGAGGCTACTGCTAATACACCTGCTCCAAACACTATTCCACTTCCTAATCCTTGGGCTACAGCTGGCA AGTGGGGGATAACGGTGGTGGCTGGGTTGCATGTCTTGACTATTCCACCAGTACCTTCTACCTCTCACAATGAATATAACGG GTCAAATGCTGCTGGGAAACGAGGGCACCACCCCCTACTGGCTTAG